In Lolium rigidum isolate FL_2022 chromosome 7, APGP_CSIRO_Lrig_0.1, whole genome shotgun sequence, the DNA window ATGTTTATTGATAAATGCCCATCATGTGCCGGCGTGTGCAGTGTCTTTGTCTGAACCGGCGAAACCTCCGGTGACAGAAGGGGCAGTTCGAGAGAGGGACGAGACTCACAGGGGATAGGAGTTGTGACTGACCAATTAATCAAAACGCGCGAGCGCGAGCTGGTGGTTGGCACAGTAGATAGTACCAGCTCTGACCAGGGCCTGCTTCGCCCGAGTATCATCAATAGGGGAAGAGCTGATCATAAACTGGAAACTGTGATGGCTGTGATCTGGGGACGTCGACATAAAATTAAATAAGTGCAGCAGCATTAAGCGTCTTGTTTCTTTCCACTGAGAATTTGGCCAGAACATATATAGAGTTTAGATTGTTGGACTTGTATGGGAAAATCACTGAATGAGCTGGCTTGGATTTACTCTTCAACAACAATGTTTACACTGATACATGGTCTTCTACCAGGACGATGCAACAACAAGCCATGATGGTGAAGAATCACACTCTCTACTGGAAGTATCTCAACAGCCAGAGCTTAAATGTACAAGTTCCGACTGGAAAGCACCTGCAATTATTCTCGGTGAGCCTTGTTGTAGTATTGCGTTTGCTCTTTTCAATTCACCATCTTCTTCACTGAAGACCATAAGACAAACTGGTAACGAACTAACATATGTGTctatatttttttcgaaatggagagcAACCTCTTTTACATTCTTTAACATGATGCCACCCACGAAAAACCGATTCGCtctcctcgcgtcgcctcctccagGCGCAGGGAAGGACCCAGAAAAAATCCTGAGTGGGGGCATATCATTTGCTGAATTTTagttgattttttttcaaaatatgtaCATGTACTAAGGGAATTCAAACTTTTGAGTGGGGGCCTATGCCCCCACTCGGGTGTACGTGGATCCGCCCATGTCCAGGCGACCGAGGAGGCGAAACCCTAGgtctgccgccgccgctcctccctccgcctccaccctcctcgtcgcccccagagacgccgccggccaagctcgcGATGCcgatgaagggggcggcggggatctgagcTCTCGGCTCCCCGCGTGGTGTCTAGATGGAGGACCTCCGCGCCGGGTTCGCCGCGGTCGCGGTTGCTGCGAGATGGGATCCCCTGCTCCGATGGCTGGCCTCTGGCTCAACCTTAGGTAAGGGTGGCCTCCTCTGGTAGTTCGCCGGTGGGGGCTCTATCGGGccgcgaggcggcggcctcgtgtGGTGAGGCGACATTGACTGCGCGGCCGGTGACGCTCGCGGAAGCTGCTAACCGGTGCTCTGGCCGTGCGGACGGCGGGGCAACGGCGGGTGCGAGCTGGGCATGGGCGGCTCCGTCTGCTCAGGTCAGATCTCCTACTCCCTTTTGGGCTTTCTCCTCCCCGCGGATCTTGGCTGCCGACAGCTTTGGCGCCAACGCAGATGCTGGCTGGGGAGCTGGTGGGTCCACCGGggccgggagaaatccctggTCGTGGACCACAGCGGTGGCGACGCCGTCGGCGCCGTTCACCTTCCCGAAGGCACCGCTGAGGCCCTTCCTCCCCACCCCCTACCTCCGTCCCGGGCCAAAGCCCAAATTCCGTCGgattggacggcggcggcgttACGGCGTCGCACCCTCCCTGGAGGTGCCGTCTGGGGCCAGCGGTAGCTGGTGAGTGTtgccctgtttggagggatctgtgGGCTGCTGCTGCAGCTGGTAGGGTTGCGGGGCTGGGGGAGCCTTCCGCCCTCGCTCGACTCCCCTGCACCTCCGTGTTCTGTGGCTGCCCCCAAGCTTTCCCTTTTCCTCTCGGCTGTCCCTGTCGAAGCTGTTGCTGCAGATGCGTGCTCGTCGCTGCGATAAGGCCTGCAAGATCGAGCCTCATGTGACTGTCTCTTGTACAACAACTCTCCTTGTTCAAGGGTGAACAGATCCTTGTCTGTCGGTACGACGCCCTTCGATCCAGGGCGAGAGGGCAGGGGCCCTCTGCAGCAAGGGAGGAGATTTGTGTTCTGCCGGAGTTTCCTTGGTGCTGATCTTCTGGAGGTGTGATCAAGGTCGATTGGCTGGTCTTTGCTGCTGTGTGCTTCTTCCTAGACACCGAGCGTGAAGGTCTTCGCCGTTCCAAGCTGGGCTTGTTTCATATCTGTGTGTGCTTGTGTTGTGTGTGGTGTTGTAAGCTGTTATCAGCATCCTTGTACCTGTGGCCGTATGGTTAGTTGCTCTGTTTCTGATTCTAGTGTAAGGATAGGTTATTCTTGGCATTCAGTATTATATAAGAGTCATCTGATAAACTTTAGTTGGTAAAAAGCTGTATGCATCGATCGATGCAGAGACGGGGGctttttccccatttcgaaaaaaagtagGTAGTTTTAAAATTCCTATCTATTAGGAGAATACTAATTCACTAATCCTGCAGGACTTGAATGCTTGGAGAGCATGGCTTTCAATGGCATCGCCATGAACCTAGTTGTGTATATCCGCTCAATTCTCCATGGTGGCATAGCCTCAAgcgcttcaactgtttctctttgGTATGGTACAAGCTACTTTGTGCCTATACTTGGAGCCGTCATAGCGGACACATACTGGGGCAATTACAAGACTGTCCTGATCTCCTTTATAATATACGTACTTGTAAGATCACAGTCTTCCTTCTCACCTCATTTTTCTAATTCATATTTCGATCTTTTCTCTTACCTTATATATTTTGAATAGTTTAACCATTCAGTCTTCTCGGGAGAAGATTATGATGAAATACTGATGCATATTGCAGGGCGCAGTAGTCATTACAGTTGGAGCTTCTATACCTTCTACTCCAGTGTTATGCAACTTCAGCTCATGCCCATCACCAGAGGGAACTCAAAATGTAATTTTCTTCTCGGGTTTGTATCTAACTGCTGTTGGTTGTGGAGGAGCAAGATCCACATTGCTTCCACTTGGTGCAGACCAATTCAACAATGAGAACAGTCTAGATATGCAAAAGAGAAGAGATTTCTTCAGTTTGTTTTATATCTGTGCCATCTTTGGTGTGATAACTTCAGGAACCATTGTGGTTTGGGTTCAGGAGAATGTGAGTTGGGCTATAGGATATGGTATTGTCACCACGTGCATAGCTCTTGCTCTGGTAGGCTTTGTGGTCGGAACACCAGTACTCCGGCGGCGTGAGCCCAGTGGTTCACCAGTAAAGAGTATTTTACAGGTTATTGTTGCTGCTTGTAAGAACATGAGCTTAGAGATCCCTGCTGATAGCTCTTTCCTTTATGAGGCGACTAGCAAGAATACACACGACAGCGAACTCAAACTTGCTCATACTGATGATTTCAGGTACTTCACTTTCTGTTTTTGTGTTAATCTATCCTGAGAATTTTGCAATATATATGGTATATTTCCTTCTTTTTCCCACATTTTAGCTCCAACTGAAAGTATTCATGTGCATTTACCTCACTAGTTCGGTTGTGGGGGTGCCTGGCTAGGCCATGCTCGGTAGGCTATCTGGTCAGAAGTTGCCCAGGGATGTTTTTCCCCTACTTTTTGTTTGGAACTTGGATGTGTCACACTAAACTAATGAGTTACATAAGTAAAGTTCAAAAACAAAAAGAGTTACATAAGTAACTGGAACTTCTTGGGTCTGTTGCTGCCGACAATAAGGTTGCTGGTTGGTGACGGAGCGAGCGAAGTAGCAGTAGCGAGCAGAGGAGGTTGCCCTAGCTCCGGGGCAGGACAGTTGATGGATGGAGAGAGGAAGGCTAAGCAAGGAGTGTTCTCCAAAGTCTGAGCATGATAGATGCTAGAGGAGCAAGAGGAGGATGCCAGGTGCGACGTGCAAATGTGTGGGGTGCGACATGGCGGCGATTATAGTGGTGAAGGAAATCTGAAAGAGTTAGAGTATGGTATGGCAGAAACAAAAGCCAGTCAGCCAGATCTATTGTTGCAGCTAGATCAACAGGCAAATGAAGTTGGACACTGTGTTTTAGCACAATCAAGTTAGGAACATTTATTGGCTGCAGTTAATTAGTAGTTATTGTGTACCAAATTGAAGTCCTAATATTTTGCTTCTTTTGTAAGAATATCTACTAGTATtcccttttctctttctttctgctTGGTAATAATGTACTACTTTCCACATATACTAGATGATTTCTGAAATGTAGTCGACATAACACCATAGACTATCAATCTGCATATTGTGTAGCTCTTTAAACTTATGAAGAGAAGGTATAAATAATAAAATTGGTATACTTGAGAGATTTGGAAAATGTAAATAATTTAGTCAAGATGCAACATGTTTTTACTGCTATTCCCTTGCTATCATGTGTTTTTGTATGAAGTTGGTATGATTGTCTCATATCTCTCACGCCGTCATTTTTCTCAGGTTCTTTGACAGAGCAGCTGTTATTTCTGATCTGCGCTTGGACAACACCAGTTGTCAAAGTTCATGGAGGATCTGTACTGTAACTCAAGTTGAGGAATTGAAAATACTCATCCGCTTGTTTCCAGTATGGGTAACAGGAGTATTCTTTGGTGCTGCATTCTCACAAATGCAGACTACCTTCATTCAGCAGGGAACTGTGATGAACACCAAGCTTGGCTCGTTTTCAGTTCCACCAGCTTCCTTGTGTTCCTTTGAAGTGGTATTTGTGACGCTTTGGGTTCTTGTTGCGAACAAAGTCATTGTACCAGCGACCACATGGTTCACAAGTGGATCAGAGCTAACACAGTTGCAGAGGATCGGGATTGGGCGTGTCCTGATGTTTTTCGCCATGGCACTAGCTGCTATTCTAGAAACGAAGAGGCTAGAGAGTGTCCAGCATGGCGAGTTATTGAGCATCGTGTGGCAGCTCCCACAATACATCTTCATCGCTGGGGCAGAGTGCTTCGGCTTCATCACTCAGCTGGAGTTCTTCCACGGCCAGGCACCAGACTCCATGAAGAGCATATTGACGTCGTTTGCATACCTCACCCTCGCTCTCGGTAACTACTTGAACTCAGCTATGATCACCGTTGTTACAAGGGTGACTAGTGCATGGCATGATAGCCCTGGATGGATACCTGATGATCTGAACGAAGGGCATCTTGACTACTTCTACTGGTGCTTTGCAGCAATCTCATTTGTAAATTTAATTGCCTACATCTATTTCGCTAGGAAGTACAAATTAAAGAAAATTGTCATCCAGTGCTAAATCCCCTTGTAATGATACCAATTCTAAGGGTTTATAAGCCACATATCTAATGAAGTGACTTTTTTTCTCCCGAAAAATGGTTGAGGTTGCCTCAGAAGGCTGACTAGCCTTTATAAAACCTTCAAAGACGATTTTGAAGTGGCATATATAATGAAATGTATATATCTTGAATTTcggtttgaaattttgaaaataatCTGGCATGTGGACCCTTGTTTAAATACATAGCAGTTCAGATTTTTTACTGTGAGATTTCTTAGTACATCAACAGACCATCAACTATGTTAAGTAAGAACAACCGAAGATATAAATAAAAAAAAGGATTAGGACACCGGTGGGCAACTATGTCAATGCAGATTGTGTTGGCAGTTGACACGGATACGGGTCTACAATGATTGAGAAGGTCAATTAAGCATTGCCGAAGCGAAGCAAATGGCACTGCTAATAAGCTAGCTAGTTTTTGCTAAAGTAATAGAAATTCTTGTAATTACGTCAATGCCGCCTAGATTTCTATTAAGCAAACTTATTGACTATGTACCCGTTTATTTGATGTTAACAaagctaagagcatgtctaacaggcctcgtatattttcgccccttaaaacacgagtaaagggccctgtattcacttttcgcgtAGAAAGCTCGAGACAAGTATGAACCCGTATCCCTAAGTCGTAAAGAGCATATTCCTAGAATATGCcaaatcatttttttttctttttcccttcttcctcctctccttcttcctcctcctagcCTGCACCGCCTCACTGCCCCGCCCGGCCGGCCGTTTCCCACGCCGCCGCCTGCCCGTCGCCACCGGCCAGCTGCCGCCTGCCGCTCGCCCTCGCCGGCGCGCACGCCCGCCACGGCCCCCGTCGCTCCGCCCACGCACGCCGCCGACCGCACGGCCGTGGGCGAGCCGCCCGCCCACCACGGCCCCGTCTCCGCCGCCCACCacgaccgccaccgccgccgccgcgcccgccgccgccaccggccgccgccgcctccgcctcgcccGCCTCGCCTTGGCCACGGCCGCCCTCGCACGCACGTCCGCCCTCGCTCGCCACGGCCGCCCCGCCCGCGAGAAGACCTGCGGAGCACTGCGGCGCGGCAGCCACGGAcgctcggcggcgcggcggaggtggTCGCACGTTTCTTCAGCGGGGCTCCATGGCGGAAGCAGTTGCAATTTGGTGAAAATTCAGCGCGCCACAGGTGAGGGGTTCACCCTGTATTCAGCCTCTGACCCTGTACTTGTACGGGGCGAggagccgccccgtagccaaaactgtaaaaattttacggggttgggtgttttaaggggtctgttagacggccgggtagagctctacccccgtatatcggcggttattttacggggttgggcgttttaaggggtctgttagacatgctctaagtcaATGTCATTCCTTAAAAATAAGATGACCAATTCATAAAAAAATATAGTTCAAAGTATCTTTGGTTTGTTAGATAAATTATTTGTCAACTTTGAAGATTTCACACACTGCAATGTATTTCCATTTCCAATATTTTATATGTtcatatttatattattatttttattacaTTATCAAAATGTGGGGTATTCAAAGCTATGAatacaacatttttttattttagattTCAAATAAGCAAAACCATTTAAAAATATTTCATAATTTATGTTTGCCGGATCCATCATTTAGAATTTTTGACTCCAGATAACAAAAACCAATTTAAATTATTTCATATATTCGAAAGATTATGATCCCAGATTTATAAAAATGCACTTTGGTCAAATGTACGCTCAAAGCACTTGCCAAATATGGTGAATGTATTTCTAAATTCTTTGCCCCCCTTTATGAATGCACTTGTCGGTACCACTAAACTCAGCCTAAAAGAGAAACTTTCTCAGTCGAAGAATTCGAATCTCACTTTAAGACGGTTGTTAGCCGTCTCAGTAAGGGTAGTGAGCAAGTTTAGGTTTGAATAAAGCAAATCAAAGGACAgatgatcacaacaactaaataTTTTTTCTTTCCGCAAAATTTAAGAAATTCAAAAGAGTTCAACATTCTATTTTATTGTATCTCGTAGTAGTAACTGGATATTAAAATTGAAAATCTACAGAAAAATAGGGTCCGATATTAGGATAAGTCTATCCAAATTAAATAGTAAATAGATCAAAAAGACAAAACAAATCTTCTGAATATTAGCATAGGTCTCTGATTAAGTAGGTGATTaagagacaagagagagagagagaacatgAGAGCATTTACACACAATAAATGGAATAAACTCTGAATATTGCTGTTCTTTATATTTCAGCTCgtatttgaaaataaaatactAGAATAGTCTACATCCGCAAGCTTGTGGGGCTGTCCAAATTTAGTGCAAACATGGGCAACTCCGAAGGTCCCTCCTTTTGATTTCCCATATTTATATGTTGAAATTTGTCTAACAAACTGTAAAATTTTGTATTCGTTGATGGATCTGTAAAAGAATGTAAGTTTGTGAAACATCACAGCTTTCACAGATGAATAAAATGATGAGAATGGAAGCATAGTTCAACAACCGTAGTACTTCACTATCCATCCTGCCCGTCCGTTCTCAAATCGACGCTGAGGACTGCCCTCGGCGCCGCTTAGATCTGATGAAACTGGGTGCCCACCGCAAACCTCCCCAAACCCTTCTCGATCTCCTCTCCTCCCCGCTCCAAAATGTGGagccgccacctcctccgccgcctcctaccatctccggccaccgccggcgCCCCATCCCCCTTGATCCGCCacctctccaccaccgccgccccagCGACCGACATCACCTCCATCGCATCCTCCCTCGCCGCGGCGGTCACCAAGCTCTCCTCCACCCCGCCGCCAGCCACCTCCCCGGAGGCCTACTTCTCCCTCCACTTCTCCGACGTCCGCCCCACCACCGcgctcctcgccgagacgctctccctctcccctcccgccacctcgcgcgccgccgccgacctctTCCGCTTCCTCGTCCGCCGCTCGCTCCACCCTTCCGACGGCGCGCTCGCGCTCGTCGTCCGCCacctcgcccgccgccgcgacTTCCCCGCCGTCCGCACCCTCCTCCAGGAGTTCCCATCCGCGCTCGGGCCCGACACGCTCAAGGCCTACCTCTTCCACCTCGCCAGAGCCGGGCGCGCCACTGACGcgctcaaggtgttcgacgagttgCCTGTGCAGCTTCGCACCCGCGAGGCGCTCACTTCCCTGGTGGCCTCCCTCTCCTCTGAGGGATTCCCACAGCTTGCGGAGCGCGCTGTCAAGAAGGTCGCCCATGAGATCTTCCCCGATGATAATATCTGCACTTTGCTGGTATCTGGTTATGCCGACGCTGGTAAGCTGGACCATGCGCTAAGGTTGATCGGTGAGACGCGCAACGGTGGGTTCCAGCCTGGATTGGACGCCTACAATGCGGTTCTTGATTGCGTCTGCCGCCTCTGTCGCAAGAAGGACCCGTTAAGGATGCCTGCAGAGGCGGAGAAGTTCCTGATTGACATGGAGGCCAATGGCATTCCCCGGGACGCAGGAACATTCAGGGTGCTGATTAAAAATCTCTGCAAGATTCGCAGGACTGAGGATGCAATGAATCTGTTCCGACGGATGGGCGAGTGGGGATGCTCGCCAGATGCTGACACATACCTAATACTGATCAAGAGCTTGTATCAGGCTGCCCGGATTTCCGAAGGGGACGAGATGGTGACATGGATGCGGTCTGCAGGGTTTGGAGATAAACTTGATAGGAAGGCATATTATGGGTTCATCAAGGTTTTATGTGGGATTGAGAGGGTTGAGCATGCTATCAAGGTCTTCCGCATGATGAAAGGATATGGGCATGCACCTGGGACGAAATCGTATAGCTTGCTGATCGAGAAGCTGGCTACGCATAATTTAGGGGATCGCTCAAATGCACTCTTCAGGGAGGCTGTAGCGCGTGGGGTTACCGTGACACAAGGAGTGTATAAGATTGACAAGAGGTACGTGAAAgaaaagaaggagaaggtggtGAAGAAGAGGCTGACTTTACCGGAGAAGAAGATATTGAAGAGCAAGCGGCTGTACAAGCTCAAGATGAGCTTTGTCAAGAAGCCTAGGCGGCGAATGAGGGCTTGAGAAGACTAGGGGTATTTTTCATACTCGTGCTATTTTTAATCATGATGTTTATGTTGTTTACTTCTGCATTTGCTGCGCGTATTGATCTGTGTTTTCATATACTAGTCCATCTTTCTATTTTAGCTGTTTTAGCCAGCACTGCACCTTCTTATTTGCACTTCCCTATCAACCAACTGTGTATGGATCAAGGACGTGCATATGGATCTGTGTTTTCATATACTAGTCCATCTTCCTATTTTAGCTGTTTTAGCCAGCACTGCACTCTTCTTATTGGCAATGCCCTTTTATCTGAAACAGTGTAGTACGTAGGTGGTATTGATAATAAAAATGAGAAGATTATTATTCCATAAGTTCAAAAATGCCCTCACCTGTTCTCTATACTATGATTTCAGATTTTTTATTATGCCATTTTCTGATTTTGTAAATTGTGAGCCTGCCTCAGAATAGCACGTCCTTGATCATGAATAGGTACAACAGCAACACATTATATAATTACGTAATAAGATCTATATGGGGCAGTTAAATTTTAGCTGTATGCAGACCATCCAGGCATGTCCACCATTGCATGGATCATCTAAAGTAAGTAAGCATATCCCTTCTGAAAGAGCAGCCAACTACAACAATTTCTCAAGCGAATAGCAGCACCAGCAGTGTTTAAATTGTGGACTTGGTTTCAGAATTTAGAGTACAAGCAAAGCAATCGCAATTCATAAAGCATAAGTAAGCCAAACATGAGCCAGGAAGTTAACACAGAACATGCACAATTTCCTTTTCAACATGAGACTAGAGCTAGACTAGAAACTTCACCACTCACGAGATGAGACTAGAAAATCAACCACTCACTGGCATCCTTATAATTCTGAGACCCCTTGCTATGATTCTCTGGAAAATTAACCACTCATTGGCATCCTTATATGGTGAAGAACCAACGAAAACCCCAATGCCCACAAGTCATTTCTGCAACAGATACAAGTCGATCAGAAAATACGTATAAATGTTTATAAATGTCCTTCTAATGTTCTTTTTCCTAATGCTTCTAATTCAGGTGCAGAGCCCCACTTACCATGCTCTGCTTCCAAAAACAGACCTTACATTAACCGCAATTAGCAAACAAAATAACCACATTACCAGACTCCTGAGCAAACACAATACTACTGCCTGAGCACAAAAGCTTGTGAGCACAGAACATAAGCTACACATCTGAATTGCCATGCAAGCAGCATACAAGAAAAATACAGACCAAAGGGTTATCTCTCGAACACAGCAGGCAGCACAAGCAACATTCCTCGGAAACATAGTCAAAGGATCAAGATATCCTTTTTACCAGGGTCTCTAGCAGTACCAACCTACCTAGCAACTTCTGAAGATTGTGAGTGCATCACAGCGGTTTTATGAGTTTAGTAGCATAGAATTATTAACACGATTCCTCGAAAAAACAGTAGCAGAGTTTACATTTTCTTTTTTCTCAACGGTTGTGTTTGTCCTT includes these proteins:
- the LOC124678850 gene encoding protein NRT1/ PTR FAMILY 8.3-like isoform X1, which translates into the protein MAMEEGGLRASILVKDDATTSHDGEESHSLLEVSQQPELKCTSSDWKAPAIILGLECLESMAFNGIAMNLVVYIRSILHGGIASSASTVSLWYGTSYFVPILGAVIADTYWGNYKTVLISFIIYVLGAVVITVGASIPSTPVLCNFSSCPSPEGTQNVIFFSGLYLTAVGCGGARSTLLPLGADQFNNENSLDMQKRRDFFSLFYICAIFGVITSGTIVVWVQENVSWAIGYGIVTTCIALALVGFVVGTPVLRRREPSGSPVKSILQVIVAACKNMSLEIPADSSFLYEATSKNTHDSELKLAHTDDFRFFDRAAVISDLRLDNTSCQSSWRICTVTQVEELKILIRLFPVWVTGVFFGAAFSQMQTTFIQQGTVMNTKLGSFSVPPASLCSFEVVFVTLWVLVANKVIVPATTWFTSGSELTQLQRIGIGRVLMFFAMALAAILETKRLESVQHGELLSIVWQLPQYIFIAGAECFGFITQLEFFHGQAPDSMKSILTSFAYLTLALGNYLNSAMITVVTRVTSAWHDSPGWIPDDLNEGHLDYFYWCFAAISFVNLIAYIYFARKYKLKKIVIQC
- the LOC124678850 gene encoding protein NRT1/ PTR FAMILY 8.3-like isoform X2 encodes the protein MVFYQDDATTSHDGEESHSLLEVSQQPELKCTSSDWKAPAIILGLECLESMAFNGIAMNLVVYIRSILHGGIASSASTVSLWYGTSYFVPILGAVIADTYWGNYKTVLISFIIYVLGAVVITVGASIPSTPVLCNFSSCPSPEGTQNVIFFSGLYLTAVGCGGARSTLLPLGADQFNNENSLDMQKRRDFFSLFYICAIFGVITSGTIVVWVQENVSWAIGYGIVTTCIALALVGFVVGTPVLRRREPSGSPVKSILQVIVAACKNMSLEIPADSSFLYEATSKNTHDSELKLAHTDDFRFFDRAAVISDLRLDNTSCQSSWRICTVTQVEELKILIRLFPVWVTGVFFGAAFSQMQTTFIQQGTVMNTKLGSFSVPPASLCSFEVVFVTLWVLVANKVIVPATTWFTSGSELTQLQRIGIGRVLMFFAMALAAILETKRLESVQHGELLSIVWQLPQYIFIAGAECFGFITQLEFFHGQAPDSMKSILTSFAYLTLALGNYLNSAMITVVTRVTSAWHDSPGWIPDDLNEGHLDYFYWCFAAISFVNLIAYIYFARKYKLKKIVIQC
- the LOC124674278 gene encoding pentatricopeptide repeat-containing protein PNM1, mitochondrial; amino-acid sequence: MWSRHLLRRLLPSPATAGAPSPLIRHLSTTAAPATDITSIASSLAAAVTKLSSTPPPATSPEAYFSLHFSDVRPTTALLAETLSLSPPATSRAAADLFRFLVRRSLHPSDGALALVVRHLARRRDFPAVRTLLQEFPSALGPDTLKAYLFHLARAGRATDALKVFDELPVQLRTREALTSLVASLSSEGFPQLAERAVKKVAHEIFPDDNICTLLVSGYADAGKLDHALRLIGETRNGGFQPGLDAYNAVLDCVCRLCRKKDPLRMPAEAEKFLIDMEANGIPRDAGTFRVLIKNLCKIRRTEDAMNLFRRMGEWGCSPDADTYLILIKSLYQAARISEGDEMVTWMRSAGFGDKLDRKAYYGFIKVLCGIERVEHAIKVFRMMKGYGHAPGTKSYSLLIEKLATHNLGDRSNALFREAVARGVTVTQGVYKIDKRYVKEKKEKVVKKRLTLPEKKILKSKRLYKLKMSFVKKPRRRMRA
- the LOC124678850 gene encoding protein NRT1/ PTR FAMILY 8.3-like isoform X3, with amino-acid sequence MDDATTSHDGEESHSLLEVSQQPELKCTSSDWKAPAIILGLECLESMAFNGIAMNLVVYIRSILHGGIASSASTVSLWYGTSYFVPILGAVIADTYWGNYKTVLISFIIYVLGAVVITVGASIPSTPVLCNFSSCPSPEGTQNVIFFSGLYLTAVGCGGARSTLLPLGADQFNNENSLDMQKRRDFFSLFYICAIFGVITSGTIVVWVQENVSWAIGYGIVTTCIALALVGFVVGTPVLRRREPSGSPVKSILQVIVAACKNMSLEIPADSSFLYEATSKNTHDSELKLAHTDDFRFFDRAAVISDLRLDNTSCQSSWRICTVTQVEELKILIRLFPVWVTGVFFGAAFSQMQTTFIQQGTVMNTKLGSFSVPPASLCSFEVVFVTLWVLVANKVIVPATTWFTSGSELTQLQRIGIGRVLMFFAMALAAILETKRLESVQHGELLSIVWQLPQYIFIAGAECFGFITQLEFFHGQAPDSMKSILTSFAYLTLALGNYLNSAMITVVTRVTSAWHDSPGWIPDDLNEGHLDYFYWCFAAISFVNLIAYIYFARKYKLKKIVIQC